The region CTATTATTTATCTCTGTTTTATAGCTACTTTTATGAGGTTTAAATCTATTGATTCGAATGAACGCATTAATAACAGTTTTTTTTTCTAACACACCCATTGGATGCTATATTCTAAAAGGCAGGCTTGAAGAAGAGGACATTATTAGTTTTGTGTTTGATGAACATATGGTCTGGGTGCATCCTTTCAGGGCTGTTGCCATTGGTGGACTTAAGCTAAAAGTCCCTGTTGATACACTTCAAAAGGCCCGCCAGATATTGGATGCGATAAAAAAGGGTACAAACGGCTCATATAAGTTTATTCCTGAGTTTGAATATGCCTTCCGAAAAGAAGAGTCTTTAAAAAAATATCTGCACTGATTAGTAACCCGGAATTGAGCTTTAACCCTTATAGCCCGGACTCTATCAGTTTAATTATTTATTGTTTACTAATTGTAGATACACGAGTCGTGCAATACTTAAAATTTAAGCAACGTCTGTATTCCATGTTTTGATTTTAAGTATTCACGGCTTTTTCAATTTTTTTACTACTTTTACCTCTAAATCTAAGCGCATATGAATTACCGCATACTATTGACCAGTTTTTTATTGATATTTATTATGCTTTCCTGCACAGTAAACAGGGAAGTTCATGGAGATTTTGACAGCTCAAAACAGAAGTCGAAAACAGTGCTTGAGGGAAAAGATTTGTATCTGTTTTGGAATCAACTACAGGTCCACAATATCGAAAATGAAGTGGATGTGGAAAATTATGAAAAAATTGTCAGACGCCGTTTCTTCGATGCTGCCATTTATGTGGGTTCGCTAGGAATTTTTTCATTTTACTCTGTAGAAATCAAAGTGCCTGAGGAACGGGGAAAGTCAGGAAGGTAGCCTCATTAAAT is a window of Salinivirga cyanobacteriivorans DNA encoding:
- a CDS encoding DUF2007 domain-containing protein, with translation MNALITVFFSNTPIGCYILKGRLEEEDIISFVFDEHMVWVHPFRAVAIGGLKLKVPVDTLQKARQILDAIKKGTNGSYKFIPEFEYAFRKEESLKKYLH